The genomic stretch tcaaatggagtgGGCATCTCCTTGTGACAAACAAGAGTTTTAATTTAGAGCCACACAATTGGACGTGTATCACCGTCAATCGTACTGAAAGAGTGAGTTTATATAGGCTAAGCAGTTAACAATATTTTCATGCAAACAACAGCACGAAGTAAAGTAATTACAGTGACTTCCTGTTATCAAAATCTGTTAGTAGATATTGTGTCATATGTGGATAATGCATACGCAGAACTTCAGTAAGCCTCTTAGAAAAATTGGAttttgttttgcaggaaaaacatttacaatcacctatatttatatttcaaaaatgtatcaaaataataaaaatgtcaatcaaaTACTTAAATATTATTAATTTAATCCTTCACAGTGCCGTACTTTGCTGTCAACATGTCTTTTGGCTTGACCATGACAGCCAATCCATCCACTGACGATATCACGGTAAATCATATTCATAGTTTTGCATATGTGAAATctgtgtacagtcatccctcatttttcgcggttaatggagaccagaacctgccgcgatatgTGAAAAACTGCGatgtaacatttaaaaaaatgtttggtgtgtgtgttcaatgtatttactcagatttagcattggaaagagatacatataggacatcttttttcactttttttttccattttttccccacttatttttaaacaagaataaagtagaaaatgcTTGTGtttattaaatgcgtcatttGAGTGAGTTCACTCACATGCGCTCagactgctcacttacacacaatgagttgccacagcaattgtttaacaagttaaacgatgatttacgcatgcagcgctttgaagtttcagtTTCCaaacatctctggcaagatcaaacctgaaCAGCTGTAAATCATCGTAAACTTGAATAAGCAActtcagtgcactgcctgaccaagaaaagtggCAGAAGCGAGAGTAAGAGACTACTtatcagatcgggacagctttataaaatactgcatgtatttatttagtttttgactgaaaaaaaatctgggatGGACagagggtgcgaagtttgaagcacaaagtagcgagggattactACATTCCCACTCATCACATCTGGTCACTTGCAGGCATGTGGTCCCACCATTCCAAAAGACTGTGAAAGCATCACCATGTTCAACGGTGTGTGCTTGGAGATACCCccttcaaatgtccccagatcACGTCTGCCTGCTTTTCTTGATGGTGctcattttttcattcattcagtatagcaagcaattcaTTGAACGTATTGTTGTTTGTCAGCTTTGTTAAATTTTGAAAATCAACAGACGATTGGAGTCTTCAAAGTGCGCACTTTCAAAGCGCAGATCTGTAAACTCGTTTGCAAAAACGTACTCTGCACATATCGACTGCGCTTCTTCTTTAGTCATGCAAGAACTCACTGTCCGCCGCTTAAGGGAATGAGAAGAGCCGCTGTGATTGATGGCGAATGGCGTATGCGTTGCCCAAGCCTGCAACTGCTTCAGCTATGCCGACTTAACAATACCCTGTCCTTGCAAACTTGAAAGTAGACACCTAAATGtcaccaacttttttttttttaatggtgaaTGAATAATCAATTAAACGTCAAAAATAGGTGATAAACTTACCCCTCGAGAAGAAATATTGCTACTTCCTTGTTGCTTCCAGATTTTTTACAGTCTTTGGAAACGAACACAGCTGGATGCTGAGAAGGGTGAAGGAAGTCTATGTTGAAATGAGCttgctgtataaaaaaatactatttccaTCAAAGACATATATCCTAAAAACTGAATCATAAGAGCCACTTATTAGCCGTGTTGTTAAtcctacttttaaaaagtaattaattacagttacaaattatttcccccaaaaagaaattgcattagtaactgaattacctggatgtaaaagtaattagttacttgacaaagtaactggtgacaattttcatgttttttttttttcccccctaaaaaaaaaaaaaaaaaaaaaaaaactggtcacacaatctgaagtttaaagggtttttgggacaacgtgtattgcggatattgggataactagataataataataacaactagataataacctttgctatgtgtgcaagttatttaatgttgtgactcaatcgttaaagttgttaaaattgctacagttattgcattagttcccttccatctatttttgacatgtgtaagttttaaaactgtttcatcatttaaagatagatttaagttttgccgatttaggaggattttagataaaaagtgacttaggttcgccaggaaggttctctataacagagccttcatgagaagtcaactgctttaagatggcagctgtttactaacgcatctagttatttattatatatgttgctaatgccgccgtgtctgtcatttgcatctagttctatatatatgtgatatctaccgaagcatcatgtgggcgtagtttgtaggctatcggcgacagtcaggtattattggagccacctagcatagcagcatcgcatttgcaacggcgtcacactcccttgcctcctccccactcctgctctgcactctcgtctccgtgagtctgtctttttccagacttttctcgcggcaGTCAACCtacatcgtaacgcatagtaacgtacGCATtttccgcctcagtaacggtaacggcgttgccaagatgagaaaagcatttatgtagattactcactactgaagaaaataacgccgttagtgacgccgttatattctaacgccgttattaacaacactgcttattagGCTACCTATTTTGCAACCCCGCCTTGTGCCTCAACTGTCTGCCTCTAAGGACCACCCACACAATATTGTTTGTTATTTGTCTAACACGCTTTAATGACCTGTGTACGCTTTAAAGAACAAATATGAACGTTTATGACAGcataaataaatgtttggattACAATAGAAAAGGATCATACAGAAATAGAAAACCTCTGTTTCAACAAACTTGTCAGGGAAGTGATTCAATCGCAATAGCTTTGTGCTGGTTGTTTTCGATAAAATCAAGTTTCACCTCTTACCAAAACAGCCTTCATCAGTTCATGCAACAAAGTTCAGTCGGGAAACTCCAGTTGCGATCAATTCAGTGCATGGAATATGATTCGATTCACAGATAGCtaatcaagggcataggtttgcatagtagggacataacagtaccgaacttttcaggatgctcaaattgttcctaccaacttttaagcaaccttgttTGGATTGTACTGTATAATGATTTCAGTTActgtatataggtaatttagattgtcttaccaTACTTTGTAAGAatacaatagaccctaccattattaagtgaactattttcattattttcagactgacgtttatcccttttcacttgctgaatgtgccgatcCATTCTCCCTACCCTCAAACGAAAGGTGATTGGCGGATGACTTGCCCCTTCCGCCCACCCCAAACAGACACACATGCACAGTCACACAGCCCCGAGAGATTCATGTCGACATCATGCTGCCTCCTCTGCCCCCTACGAAGGGGAGAAGTATTAGGTTTTtttgggccagcagcagccactgcaagTAACTTAAAAAGatctcaatgttgtggaggttggggtaacaccactaattttgctactgaaagtcagaCCTGCTTTACAGTTAGCATAAAATTAAACtgcgtgaacttgctaacctgcgaaactactgcggtcaggacagcctccacaaggaacgacGGAGTCAAGCTAgattccctcatttggatccttGCTTGCATTGTGTGCATTGCGGTAATGCAACGCGGTAGCTtgagagtgcaagtccctttattaaaaaaaaaaactgggagctATCTAAGAATGGGTtcacttcagggggacactgacatAAACACAAACTGACGTGAAaaagaaatctgtgaaatgaaatcatacatcagaatttcacgagagtactttggttcgagtcttggggtagtctagtatgcctcagatgtactGTAGATCGGTCTTTGGATATCTTGatatgttatatcatccctactagggttgttccgatcatgtttttttgctcccgatccgatcccgatcgttttagtttgagtatctgccgatcccgatatttcccaattcgattgcttttttttgctcccaattcaattccaatcattcccgataatttttcccgatcaaatacgttttggcaatgcattaagaaaaaaatgaataaaactcggacgaatatatacattcgacatacagtacataagtactgtatttgtttatgatgacaataaatcctcaagcatttacattattaacattcgttctgtgagagggatccacggatagaaagacttgtaattctgaaaggataaatgtgactttgtacattgtgactaaatattgccatctagtgtatttgttgagctttcagtaaatgatactgtagccatttaacttctgcccaaatgcatgatgggaagtgcaaccatgactgtgcgtcgtggtaccaattgatatatgttctctgcgttgggaataacaaagggtgttaagaaaaagatcaactactacctttcttccccacactgattcccacgattattctaatcgctgggagagggattgtatatactgtatgggtaaaacggcaccattatagattgaacgcgacaatgcgtgagtgaatcgtgcagcgcatgcgttaattacgttaaatattgtaacgtgataaatgtaaaaaatattaattctcgccgttaacgcgatcaatttgataaccctaccttaaccttaaactaaagactctggaagagtgcaacacattatgtctgtaacgttaaatacaattagaaaacgatttaattaaaaatatatatatatatatatatattaaaaaaaggcatgtccgatatttttttgccgattccgatactttgaaaatgacgtgatcggacccgatcacatTTCTAGTCCCTACCAATTTTGAGACCAAACCCACCCCCTTGTGGCTAATTATTAATCTAATCGTTTTTCTGGGGCAGgttattttcataatttcatgATGTTAGACTTTAGAAATGACCCTCAGTACGATGAAAACAATAATTGTCCTTTTTCGTTTTTCACAAGAGTGTCGTAGTACAGCAGACATCGCATTTCTGTTGGATGGGTCGGGCAGCGTCGACAACGAACAGTTTAAGATAATGAAGAATTTTGTCATAGGTCTCATCGACTCCTTTATGGGCAAAGATTCCAAGGTGAGAGACTTggcttattttgttgttttgtaagtacagtattttaatacgtacattttttttaatctcctcCATAGTTTGCCATAATCCAATTCTCCAACGAGCCCAGAGTCCATTCTGATTTTTCTACCTTCAACTTTGCAACTTGGAGAAATGACATTCAAGGGATAAAGCAATTAAAAAGAACGACAAACACAGCCAGTGCAATTCTAAGTGTtgcgtatgtttttttttttctccacacatctTCTATAATCTGAATGCATACTCTTTATTGAAGGTGctctttgttttaataggaataGAGTCTTTTTAAAAACAAGAGGTTCCAGGTTGAATGTGAAAAAGATTCTTATAGTAATCACAGATGGAAAATCTAGCGATAGCACCAAATTACCATACGCAATAAAGGCAGCCGAGACAAAAAATATAGTTCGATTTGCTATTGGGGTAAGTTGTATGTCAAGAACGTTCACAGTAAATTGGAATTTGTAATTCTTAAACACAcccatttttttcaaacattttttgacaaGGTGGGGAGTGCATTTGACAGCTCTGATGCAAAAACGGAGCTGGAAACCATCGCATCTCTTCCCCTGGAAAAGCATGTGTTTCACGTGAGGAACTTCCGCGCGCTTGATGCAATAAAGAAGACTTTGGAGGACAGCATCTTTGCTATTGAAGGTAAAAATGGAAAGTACTCagcaataaatatatatacagtggggcaaataagtatttagtcaaccaccaattgtgcaagttctcctacttgaaaagttttgagaggcctgtaattgtcaacatgggtaaacctcccccatgagagacagaatgtggggggaaaaaaaacagaaaatcacattacttgatttttaaagaatttatttgcaaatcatggtggaaaataagcatttagtaaataccaaaagttcatctcaatactttgttatgtaccctttgttggcaataacaagccaaacgttttctgtaactcttcacttgtgtaaagaaatcaactgtggaagcaattattagaaaatggaagacatacaagactactgataatctccttcgatctggggctccatgcaatatctcaccccgtggcgtcaaaatgatacgaacggtgagcaaaaatcccagaaccacacgggggggggacctagtgaatgacctacagagagctgggaccacagtaacaaaggctactatcagtaacacaatgttccGCCAAGGACttaaatcttgcactgccagacgtgtcccactgctgaagccagtacacgtccaggcccgtctgcggttcgctggagagcatttggatgatccaaaagaggactgggagaatgtgttatggtcagatgaaactaaaatagaactttttggtagaaacacaggtattgtgtttggaggagaaagaatactgaattgcatccgaaaaacatacccactgtgaagcatgggggtggaaacatcatgctttggggttgtttttctgcaaagggaccaggacgactgatctgtgtaaaggaaagaatgaatggggctatgtatggagagattttgagtgaaaatcttcattgaagatgagacgtggctgggtctttcagcatgacaatgatcccaaacacacagccagggcaacaaaggagtggcttcgtaagaagcatttcaaggtcctggagtggcctagccagtctccagatctcaatcccatagaaaatctgtggaggaagatgaaagtccatgttgcccaacgacagccccaaaacatcactgcatggatagattattttttttaaatcacaacaTTTTCGTAGTAATCTGCATGATTTACTATGTATTTTTGTGGCGATCGTAGGATCTCAAACAAGCGGTGAGAAGCTAAAAATGGAGATGGCTCAGCATGGATTCAGTGCCGCTTACATGCCTGATGTAATAAACAGAGCACTTATACACACACCAACATACGTGTCGCAAATTTTATTGACGTTTCTGTGGTCATTCCAGGGAATACAAATAGCTTCTGTCGGGGCGAACGGTTGGAGAGGAGGTTTTCATACATACACAGACAAGGAACAGAGTTCCTATCTGCCGACGGACATTGATCCTGACAGCTATCTGGGTACGTATATGACAATCACCTTCAATCTGCTGGATCTGGAGCCACACTGTACATTTTTATCGCCTTGTTCGTTAACTTTCAGGTTATTCCATAACCATTGCCCAAACGCACTCTGAAACACTGACGGTAGTTGGTGCACCAAGATATCAACATAGAGGAATTGTTATGGTGATTCTTCAAAACACAGCTATACAAACAATAGACCCCTTTGTATGGCAGGTATGCTCTCACAGTGTCACATGGTTTGTATCCAGTTTTGATTTCAGAACTGGCCACTAGTTATGggaaattattcttttttttttatttaatctttATTTAACCAGGAAAAAGTCTTGTTGAGATTAAAAATGTCCTTAGTAGTTACACATTGTGGAAATTTAATTTAGGGTAACTTCCTACTCATTTTGGGGCCAttcgaggtcacttcctattattttggggcatctactgttttttgggggcattttgggatcACTACCTATTGGTTTTGGtatatttcaaggtcacttcctttcaTTTAGGGTCTCTATTAACTTtgagtcaattcctgttgattttctggCTTTTCCGCCTCACTTTCTGCTGaccttgggtcacttcctgtagattttggggcatttcagtattatatgatttttttctaatgtacctgaaatagtagtgtaaaATGcatctacagtgatccctcggtacttcgcgccctcagtccatccatcgtgatttttttttccatttaaaaaaaaaaaaaaaaaaaagggtttcttTCCCACCAGGCAGCTGCAGCTTGTTAAAGTAAACAATGAGTGACAAGAGAGATGCTTTGAAGTGGCCAGACAACTACCTTTCAAAGGCCATTGCCTCGTTtagctatttaaacattgactgTAGTCgctatggcaactcattgtggtgtcatatgctggtcTAAGCAGTATGAGTCGTTTTgagaggactcactcaatgaagaatttaaaaaataattatactttgtgagaaaaaaaggaaaatcatgttttatatgtatctattttcaatgctaaatctgaataaatatattgaacacacaaaaaaaaaaaaaaaaacaataatgtaaATAACCTACACCTCTACTTCGCGGATTTTGATTATCAGGGTGGGAGGGTTCCCATTAACTGCAAAAAATAGGGATTACTGTActgttgtaaatattagcataGCTTGTTCTTGTTTACTTTGTGCCACTGAAATTGTACATAAAACATTCATCTttggaatttttaaaaacatttttaattctgGCTTTAGTATCAGATAGGTGAATATTTCGGGGCAGTGGTCTGTGCCATGGATGTGAACCAAGACGCCATCACGGACGTCGTGCTCATTTCTGCCCCTATGTTTGTGGAGGACGATAGAGAGGGGAGGGTTTACGTTTGCAGCATGAACCGTTCGGTGAGGTACTCATTTTTGGGGGGCTTTCTCTTCAGATTGTCTCAACAATGACTTTCGTCCTTATTTATCCACCAGAGAGTAGAGTGTCGGTTCGAGACTCCTTTAATCCTGAGAGGAGTCCCATCTACCAGAGGGCGATTCGGTTCTTCCCTCGCCATACTGCCTGACCTCAACTCAGATGGACTTAACGACTTGGCGGTCGGGGCACCGTTGGAGGATGACGGCCAGGGCAGCGTCTACATATTTCACGGCGAGCAAAAAGGAATCTCTGCTACTTTCTCACAAGTAAATTGCAAATATCAACTAATCTTCCCTACACACACATGAATTATGCAATATAACCcctattaaaatgaaaatacacacCACATTGAACAGTGTTGTGATTCCACCActcacacaataaaacaaaaagtttttcACTGACTCATTTAGAGGATTGCTGGATCAGAATCGGACTCAGGTCTCAGGTTCTTTGGTATGTCCATCGGCCAGTCTTCAGCGGATCTCAGCGGGGATAACCTGAGTGACCTTGCAGTGGGTTCAAAAGGAACAGTCATCTTACTCAGGTAAATGATTCTCCACCGATACTTTATTTAGGGCAATATCTTGTGAGTAATACAGAAGTTACTCACACTTTGACTTTACTACTTGTTGTAATGTGTAAATATTGTGTCTACCTCTTTGTTCCCAGATCCAAACCCATAGTAATGGTAGACAGCACGCTCTCCTACAACCCAAAACAAGTCTTGACAGAAAACGTTACTTGTGAAAACCCAACGCTTTTCAATGCAGAAATCTGCTTTTTGATGAGCAACATCTCATCCCTGGAAAGAGGTGCTTAAAAATCCGTTTGTATCTTCATTCAATGACTCGTGCAGGTATCTTGCTAACACTTAATCAAAAATGTCACAGCAAGAGCGAGAGTTAATTATACTTTAACGCTGGACGCCACCCGCAAGGTTCCCAGCAACCGAGCttacttcaatgaaaaaaaacgggAAACAAGCAGGACCATGATTCTCGACTTACAAGGGCCAAAATGCTTCCAAGTCAAGTTCTACATCGAGGTAGGTTGCCAGATAGTGAATTGCCAAAAACCTCATAGGATACTCTTCCATAACATGTTGAATTTTGCAGCCCTGCCCAGAAGACTCTTATAATCCTCTTGACAATGAGCTTCAATTCACATTTGAAGGTTTGCCCGCCGCTAATAATCTGAGTCCCTCTTTGGCTCAACAGGCCCAAATGACCCCTTATCCGGTGAGACACCTTCATCCATTCATGCCTCATAACGTGTAGACATCTCACAATGATTCAATGTCATCCATCTTCTGCTCTCCACAGTTGTATTTTGAGATCGATTGTGGCGAGGACAACACATGTGAAGATAACCTCAACATTGATTTTAACTTCAGCAGGTAAAACATTCATCATATTTGAAGTTGTGCTTCTGCAATGTCTGACTTCCCTCATTACGGAGCAGCTCCTTGGAGGTTAAAGTGGGCATTGATGAACTCTTGAACGTCATCATATCTGTGGAAAACCAGGGAGAAAACTCCTACAACACCCTTGTTGTTCTCACGTACCCAGTCGGATTCTCTTACAGGAAATTTACTGCTCTGCAGGTAAGGGTGAACATGAACCAGACTTCCTCTTCACTTAGCAGGATTCTGGATTGTGAATTGGCAACACCTAGATGGCCGACAATCTACACAGGCatgattgtttgtttgtttgtttgttagtcTTCCATAAAGGGACGAATTGAGTGCAATTCTTTGGACAGTGAAGGTGGTCAAGCCCGTGGAAGGACAGAATGCACCATTGACAAACCTATTTTCAGAAGCAACGCAAAGGTTTGCTCCGTGCCAATACTAACAGATttcacttaaagtgcctgtgacacgaaaaagcatgtttatttcataatacacgcggtattttatgcccctgaatgatatggaccgcttggatgtgtgtggaagcgatcgctatatttatttagtttttttaatcccgcgccatgaaaatgagtgacttccggcttcggtctctcattgaggaggagggcgctgtgacgtgtacggtagaagacgttctcttcactatacagtgtactgttgtgtatgaggacgaaggattcagctgattttgcggattaatacttttattttttgcatcacgccagccaaacggctgcagaaaaatcattctgtatgcgggagaggcgtatgcgccttattggagtttcaaaaggttcccattcaccgtggatatttactgtgggaccatgggacttacaaggaagtgagtaaacatcttgttttgtattatgtcaaatacgaatacagtgattacaaagtaaacactataaaattcctttaaataaaggactacttacgtttgatcattgataggcatgtaaaaagctatcctcatgctcattagcaggtagctgttagcacgttagctccacaacaactccagccaccctcctccagggaacgaactgtaaattgctctccgccgggcggtttgccgatccgcaaagaaactcgacaaccgggtcgtcatgtcaaataatccaggctagttatgtgtgattttccacttcgaagactttgaaacgtccctcgtttcgggttagcatgtcgactagctgtcactccttctggtctgtttacattctccgaagccggggaagggaaattacatatgtccgatttaggtgtcataaaatatcgttcgggaggtgtgacagtaaaggtgaagtcgactgttttgaccattatggagtaattttgccatgtcgtcttgaataaatggatttttattattttatattccatttagcacaagattgttatttgtcatgaccatgccatttatttagcaattggggaaagtacttgggtaaaaagaatatcctgtaaaaatattgaagtaaagagacagaaacaatgacattttgccgctctcttcgtctcgttttcctcattgtgaatagttccccctcgacgggctgactggtccttctcaagccatttatatagctattggggaaaaatacttggataaaaagaatatcctgtaaaaatattgggagtggagagactgaaacaatgacattttgcggctctcttcgtcgcgttttcctcgttctgaacaattccccctcaatgggctgaatagtaaaaccgatgagcccag from Corythoichthys intestinalis isolate RoL2023-P3 chromosome 10, ASM3026506v1, whole genome shotgun sequence encodes the following:
- the LOC130922940 gene encoding integrin alpha-M-like isoform X1; its protein translation is MDFLIFITLLMSVLEAAFAFNIDPVAWKTLTNSAEGFGYQIAQRQSDLLVSAPLAQTSSNRRGQIFSCSVHTSTCNALEISVPYFAVNMSFGLTMTANPSTDDITACGPTIPKDCESITMFNGVCLEIPPSNVPRSRLPAFLDECRSTADIAFLLDGSGSVDNEQFKIMKNFVIGLIDSFMGKDSKFAIIQFSNEPRVHSDFSTFNFATWRNDIQGIKQLKRTTNTASAILSVANRVFLKTRGSRLNVKKILIVITDGKSSDSTKLPYAIKAAETKNIVRFAIGVGSAFDSSDAKTELETIASLPLEKHVFHVRNFRALDAIKKTLEDSIFAIEGSQTSGEKLKMEMAQHGFSAAYMPDVINRALIHTPTYVSQILLTFLWSFQGIQIASVGANGWRGGFHTYTDKEQSSYLPTDIDPDSYLGYSITIAQTHSETLTVVGAPRYQHRGIVMVILQNTAIQTIDPFVWQYQIGEYFGAVVCAMDVNQDAITDVVLISAPMFVEDDREGRVYVCSMNRSRVECRFETPLILRGVPSTRGRFGSSLAILPDLNSDGLNDLAVGAPLEDDGQGSVYIFHGEQKGISATFSQRIAGSESDSGLRFFGMSIGQSSADLSGDNLSDLAVGSKGTVILLRSKPIVMVDSTLSYNPKQVLTENVTCENPTLFNAEICFLMSNISSLERARARVNYTLTLDATRKVPSNRAYFNEKKRETSRTMILDLQGPKCFQVKFYIEPCPEDSYNPLDNELQFTFEGLPAANNLSPSLAQQAQMTPYPLYFEIDCGEDNTCEDNLNIDFNFSSSLEVKVGIDELLNVIISVENQGENSYNTLVVLTYPVGFSYRKFTALQSSIKGRIECNSLDSEGGQARGRTECTIDKPIFRSNAKATFVVTYSIDTNSELDNRMFVTANATSGNAQHSALSQPYKFKDIGVKYSIFVTMESSLSYIYFTYGKNDVQKSIQQSVLVSNTIRALNLTFVIRVPVKLGEMDIWQNLNSLQIPDCQFSNDESANITNFVELVQRNKIVDCSVATCRVFHCNRFMETLENKQYEISGNMSSAWIQQVGLNKAKLMFISTASLEYDLNQYIFFSTSSNSNPPMHKIETEVEVYPQPDITKAIVGGSIGGLAIVAILSIVLYKAGFFNSKYKYVINEADGGVAVNDEATLTAIITFKKLF
- the LOC130922940 gene encoding integrin alpha-M-like isoform X2 produces the protein MDFLIFITLLMSVLEAAFAFNIDPVAWKTLTNSAEGFGYQIAQRQSDLLVSAPLAQTSSNRRGQIFSCSVHTSTCNALEISVPYFAVNMSFGLTMTANPSTDDITACGPTIPKDCESITMFNGVCLEIPPSNVPRSRLPAFLDECRSTADIAFLLDGSGSVDNEQFKIMKNFVIGLIDSFMGKDSKFAIIQFSNEPRVHSDFSTFNFATWRNDIQGIKQLKRTTNTASAILSVANRVFLKTRGSRLNVKKILIVITDGKSSDSTKLPYAIKAAETKNIVRFAIGVGSAFDSSDAKTELETIASLPLEKHVFHVRNFRALDAIKKTLEDSIFAIEGSQTSGEKLKMEMAQHGFSAAYMPDGIQIASVGANGWRGGFHTYTDKEQSSYLPTDIDPDSYLGYSITIAQTHSETLTVVGAPRYQHRGIVMVILQNTAIQTIDPFVWQYQIGEYFGAVVCAMDVNQDAITDVVLISAPMFVEDDREGRVYVCSMNRSRVECRFETPLILRGVPSTRGRFGSSLAILPDLNSDGLNDLAVGAPLEDDGQGSVYIFHGEQKGISATFSQRIAGSESDSGLRFFGMSIGQSSADLSGDNLSDLAVGSKGTVILLRSKPIVMVDSTLSYNPKQVLTENVTCENPTLFNAEICFLMSNISSLERARARVNYTLTLDATRKVPSNRAYFNEKKRETSRTMILDLQGPKCFQVKFYIEPCPEDSYNPLDNELQFTFEGLPAANNLSPSLAQQAQMTPYPLYFEIDCGEDNTCEDNLNIDFNFSSSLEVKVGIDELLNVIISVENQGENSYNTLVVLTYPVGFSYRKFTALQSSIKGRIECNSLDSEGGQARGRTECTIDKPIFRSNAKATFVVTYSIDTNSELDNRMFVTANATSGNAQHSALSQPYKFKDIGVKYSIFVTMESSLSYIYFTYGKNDVQKSIQQSVLVSNTIRALNLTFVIRVPVKLGEMDIWQNLNSLQIPDCQFSNDESANITNFVELVQRNKIVDCSVATCRVFHCNRFMETLENKQYEISGNMSSAWIQQVGLNKAKLMFISTASLEYDLNQYIFFSTSSNSNPPMHKIETEVEVYPQPDITKAIVGGSIGGLAIVAILSIVLYKAGFFNSKYKYVINEADGGVAVNDEATLTAIITFKKLF